The window AAAAGCAAATATTAGATATAGTCAAGAAAAAGAATGATAAAACTGGTGGAAATAATGGAAATGGATTTGCTGATTTTGACCACATACTAAATATGTCGCTTGAAGATAGAAATGCATTTATACAGCGAATGGCTGAAGAAAAGAAAATAGCCATAAGAATTGGACCCAACGCCAGAATGATTATGTTACCGAAATAAATTAAGGAGTCAAAAAAACGACTCCTTTTTCGTGTTTAATTAGAAAAGCGTATTTGGTGTTTTCTCCGGTTCTAAATTTTCAAACATTAAATTTGGCGAATAATTCGGAAACTGAAATTCTTCAATTGGTTTTTGATCCAGAAATTCTCTTCCCATTTTTTCATCTAAAGTTATTATCATTCTATTGTGGATTTCTGCCTGAATTGGATTTGGTAAAGTGGTCACCAATCCAAAACCTAAATTTCCATCAGACCAAATATCGTAAAAGGCTGCGATGTAGAACTGAGCTTTATCTTTCCAAAACATTTCGTGCTTTTGCTTCACCGGGGTTTTCTTTCCAGGAATCGATACCGTTTTATGCTCGTAGTAAGATGATGCAGGAATTAAACATCTGTTCTTTTCAATATTTCTGTAAAATGTATGTGTATTTTCTGACTGCAGGTTTTTACCTTTAGTCGCCTGATCAGGGTTCTCTTTCACACCCCAATAAGTATTAATTAGGATAATACCATTATGATTTACTATTGCTGGAACTGAAGGAGCTGTGTGTTTGACAAATGCATTCACATTACCACGTAGTGAATATTCTTGACCAGAATCTTCAGCATTGAAGTCTTCAAGAGCTTTTTTTAAATTGACACCTTTAGAATTGAAATTATAGCACATAATTAAATTTTAAGGAAATGTACAAAATTTGTGCAGAAAAAAATTATTACCTAAAGCCAAAAAGTACAAATTCCATTGTATAATTTGCAACATCAAAATGGCTTAATGTCTTCTCTTTAATTTTCAACAAAATTAAATTAATAATTTCTTCCTTTTTGGTTTCGTTTGAAGTTACGCTTTGTAATTTGTCAAAAATTAATGATATTTCTTTCATCAATCTGTCTGTTTCTTCCTCATTATTACTTTGCATTGCTGAAACATAAGACATCAGATATTCCGTTAGATGCTTGATGTTCATTTTCCAATCTTTATAGCCCATGTTGTAATTATAATTATTTAATAAATATAAAAATTGTCAGCGACAAAACTTGACATAAAAAAACAACCCCGCAATTGCGAGGGTTGCTAAAACTTATAAGAAGAAAACGTTTTTAAATACACAATTTATATGCCATCATTATACATAAAAAAAGAGAGCTTCCGGATTGATGGTGGAAGCTCTCTTGAAATTTGAAATATATAATAGTTTGATGGTACACGCTTATATTCAAATTGTATACCAAAATTTAGGCTCCCTCTAAAAAAAGGAAGCCTAAAAAGAATTCTTTCGGTTTAAAAACCGGCTATGTAAATTTAATAAATATTTCTATATTCGTTAAACTAAAAAAATAAACATGTTAACAGAAAAAGAGAAATTTCAGGTCTTGACAGGTGTGAACAATATTCAAAAAATACTTGATTCCAAAAAGCTACAATCTACAGACGAAGACTACAAAGGAGCTTTTATTGAAATATTAATTAGTCTGAAGGATTTACTTATAAAGTCAGATAAATTATTGTCAAAAAGAGTAAAGTTCACAGATGATGTGATAATTGATAAAGACCTTAGAATTAATGATGTCACAGGCCTTATTAGTTATTTTAGAAATTGTGTTTGTCACCCCGAAACGGAAGATGCTGACTTAGATTCAAATACTTTAAAGTATAATATTTTTATTGGAATAGGTGGAATTTCTATTGGTGATAAATTTATCGGAAATAAGTATAACGACGATATTGGTTATAATATGGGGCAACACACATTATTGCTTAACAGACATATTATAAGATCATTTATAGAAGTCAAAAACAATTTTCAACAATATCTGCAATAAAAAAACTCCACAAAATGTGGAGTTTTTTTATTGTTCTCACTATTCAACTAAAATATAAATCAGCTTCAGCTTTTCTTCTTCGGATTAAATGGTTTTATATTCTTTTTTTGCATCAAAGCTTGGACAAGCTTTTGCAACTTTAGGAAAATCTCGATGTCCCTGAATTTTTGCGTTTGGAAATTGCTTTTTTAAATCCTTTAAAAGCTTAAGAATAGAAGCTTTCTGTTCTGCAGTTCTGGTGTCTTTTGGATTTCCATTTTTGTCGATCCCACCAATATAACTGATATTAATTATCTGTGAATTCCAATTAGCAACACCGTTGCTCACCTTATCAATTGAAAGTAATGGAACAATTTCACCATCAGCTTTAATCACATAATGATAACCGGGGCTTTTCCAGCCTAAGTTTTTTCTCCAGTAATTCTGAATGTTTTTTATTTCTGCGTTCGGTTGTGTTGCTGTACAATGCACAACCAAATAATTAATCTTTCTCATTTTTTCTGTAATTTTTAAAGTAAATAAATGCTACTATCAGTAGAAGAGTGAATGCTCCTAAACCTCCAATGAGTCCGAAGCTCCAAAAGGTTCCAGTTCTTGTAAATGATTGTTTAGATTTTCCTTTTGCTTCATGTACTCTTTCTTCAACATTGTTATCTTTCACAAGTTTTTCTGAGAATTCTTTAAATTTATCAAGTAATGATTCTGAAATATTTTCTTTTTTTACCTGGTCCGATTTTGATGCTTTCGCTCGAACGTGAACTTCTGCATTCCCGGTAACTTTAATAGTTTGAAGAGTATCACCGTTTTCAATGTTGTAGATTTCAAGTGGGTTGTCAGTTTCGGCCTTGCCTTTAACTTCAATGTCAGTCGCTGTTTCTTTTTTTTGCTCAGAAACTTCAGCCTTTTTTGTTTTCTGTTTTTGAATCTCTTTTTCAATGCTGTTATTCTCTTTTTTTTCAGAAATAATTTGCGTTTTCTCAGTTTCTAAAATGGATGTTTTTAAAACTTTCTTACTCTTGCATCCCATCAATAGAAGTACCATTATTAACAGAGCTATTATTCTCATCTTGTTCTTTTTTGTAATTAGACAATAAATCTTTAAGGACACCATCTTTCTTTTCCATTAATTCTAATACTGAAACCAATGATGCATTAACTTTTCTGCGTTGTTTTTCATCTGCTTTTTCGTGAACTGACTTTGCCTCAGTGAAAACAAGTGCTACGGTTGCTAATAATGAAACTATTGGTATCGCAGAAATAGGAAATTCAAAGAAATAGGAAATAGGTACAATTGCATCGAAAATGAACGCATAAAGAAGCATTCCAAAATATTGATTAAATTTTGAAACAGATCTTTTATAGCCTTCTGAACTGCGAACCTCACCAATTTGTCTAGCTTTCCTAATTCCAAAATAAAAATCAATCATCATGGCAAGAAGTACGGCACACCACAGAATACCAACAACGATTAATTTCATAGTTATAGCGGAGTAATCCTCTTTTAAAAATTCTAATATCATTTTTAATAATGTTTTGTTATTTGATAAATAGCTGATTTTGAAAATGACATATTCTTTCAACAATTCCGCTATGAATTGTATTTAAATTCTTCAGGACAAACCTGAATATGTTAATCAATGTTTTCATGTAGTCCAATTATATAAAAGTATTTGCTCCAACATCTGTCATTTGCCAACCTAAAGCAGTTTTAATGAATTTTGTTGTTTTGTTGCCAGTAATTGTTGTAATTAATGTGCCATCTTTCCAAACTTGTGTTGATGAACCAATGTTATGGAATAGTACGATAACTTGACCATCCGCAGAACCTGTTCCAGAGTCTAAGTATAATTTCATTCCAGCTTTAGCTAACACATTAAAATGTGTATAATCTGAAGAAGGTGTAAAACTGTCACCCGGATTAATTTCAAAATATTTTACTGTAGTACCTCCAAAAGCTGATTTGTCAATTACACCACCATCACTTGTAAGAACTTTATTTGGGTCATCATAATCATTATGTATAAAACCTCCAGCAGACCTAATGTTATCATTGATAAAAACAGTACCACCGAAATTATGTTGATGTATGCCATTTGGTAAAACACCGCCATAACCAATTCTCCTCGTATTTTTATCGATTATGATACCGTTAACACCCCAAATATTACTTCCATATTTCCAATAACCATTTTCCTCACCAGCAACAATTGCCTCAAAAGCGGCATCAACTAAACCTGTTTCACTCCCAAATGCACCATCTGAAATCATTAATTCCCAGCCTGAGTCTGTTGAAAAAATTACATTTTTTTCAATTGATGCATTCCACTTGTTTATATCAGTTTGTGTGAATTGTTTTGATGTCCATACTTGTTCCCAATTTGACCAACCATCCCAAGTTTTAGTTCTCTGATAAATTAAATTACTTTCATTAACAGCACCAAAGGAAACTGCCTTTTGTGTTCTCCAATCTGAGTCATGTGTTTCAACTGTGATATACCACCAACCTGTATTACCATTTGGTGCATTCACTAAATTTGTTCCCCTATAAAAACCTGTTTTAAGATTAGCATTTAAATCAGTACCGTTATTTAATAAAACTGAAAAACCATCAGGTGTATTAACATAATTAGTACTAACATAGCCTACAGTATTACCTTCACTCTCTTCAATAGCATTTGTCATTTGCCCAAAGTTGACAGCGTGTGGTAATAGTGTAGCGTTTGGTACTATAGGACTTTGCAAAAAGGTTTTAGTATTCGTAAAAGTTTCAACACCATTAAGTGTAGCGTAACCGGATAATTGAGTATTTAACGCTGATTGCGCAACATAGCTAGCTAATTGAGGTATAGTATCAACACTGTTTAGAATTTGTTTCCAGTTAGTCCAAGCGCTATTAATGTAAGCCCTTACATATGAAACTGTAGTATCATATGTTGTATATTCTTGAATGAATTGATTATTCAAAGTCGTATTATAAACTCTTAGAGACCCAGCCTTTGCAAGCGGATAATTTCTTGCAGGCGTTGCGTTAACATTATGAGTTTGATGATAAAAACCAGGCGTTGATAAACTATTCAAATCTAACGTAAGTAGTGAAGTAGAGTTATTAGGTGTTTGTGCTACTAATTGTCCAAAATTTACAGCCTGAGTAACCCCTGTAGCTGTTGGAACTACAGGTGATACGTTGAACGTATTAATTCCGTGGAATAAATTATTTTCTGCTCTATGAGGATATTGAGGCGCAAATTTATGGGTGACGTGACGAAATCCAATATTTGAAATATAAACAACACCATCAGTAGTGGTAGGATTTGATAATTTAATTCTTATGGCTTTTATATTGACTATTGGTGATGCTGTCTCGGGAAACAAATAAAGTCCAGAATTTGGGATTAAATCCATATTAGTAACGCTACTAAATGGATACCATGTATTGCTAGTGTCCATTACTTCTACATTCATATCTCTAAAGTATCTTGTAGCAACTTGTCTGGTTTGCATGAATGCTTGCCATCTTGCTCTTGAGTAAACTGCTAAAGTAGATGTGAATGTGATAGTTGTAGTTATTTCTGTCGTAGAATCTGCTCCTGATACAGATGAGAAATCAGGATTTTGATTAAATACAGTAGAATTAAAAGAACTATTGAGCGTTCCTGCGCCTGTCAATACAGAAGTAACACTATGCTCTTTATCTGCTAATGCCAATTGATTTCTATCAATTAATCCTGTAAATCCTATATCTGCAATCTCACCTCCAATAGCAATCACTTTATTTGCCAGTCTTTGAGGTATTTGAGAATTAGGTATCTGAACGGTAGCATCCAAAGTGGCAACTCCATTAGTCGCGCCTTTTTGTGAAAGAGGAACATAATTTAACAATGGAATGTCTCCAATGGTTAAGGATCTAAATGTTGGATTTCCAGACCCAACAGCAGGACTTGCAAAAAATAAGTTTTGTGATTTTGATACAAGTAATGAAGGATATTTTGTATCTAAATAGGGTAAATCTACTTTCAAAGAAACATCTCCAGTACCTATGTCGGCACCGGAATATGTATCTATTTTAATACCATTAATGCCATCAATTAATTTAGCGACCACAGACTTTCCAGTAGTTGTCACATTGATGTCGTCACGGGTTATTGTTCCGTCTTTAATCTGACTTCCTGTTAATTGACTTTTAGCCATAATAATTTAATAATAATAAGTTGCTCTAATAATGTCTCCAACCACAGGAACGCTTAACATTGTTATTGTAGCCCCTGAAATAGTATAATCATTTCCAGACCCAGGTTCTAATAATTGCCCGTTTAGATAAATCATTTCCTTTCCTGCCAAAGGAATATTTGCTAATGAAAATACTGCGTTCGTGCCGTTTATAACGCCTGAAGGTGTCTCTCTTACGATGTAATTGGAAGGGCTCATTACTGGGATATTACTGGCTGAAATAACTCTACCGTAAACATCTACAACAACGCTGTTGTATGTACCAGCAACTACACCTGAAGTTAATAAATCAATTGTTGGATTTCCTGCTACACCATTACCATTTGTAACACCAATTCTTCCAGTAGTTCCAGCAATTAATCTGGCGACATTTGTATTTGTTGCAGTGTTTACATAAAATCCTGGTCCGCTAAATGATGCTAAATTTGTCAGATTAGCATTAGAAGGTTGTGCACCTATATCAGATGGAGTAGCGGTTGCACCTGCAGTTGCACGACCATAAGCATCTACAGTAATTTTAGTATAAGTTCCAGCGGTTACACCAGAAGTTGCCAAATCAATATTATCAGCATTTGCAACGATTCTGCCGGCAGTACCAACAACATCAAGCGTATTGCCATTTTTAGTCATACCCGTACCTGCAGTTATCTGTCCTGCACCGGAAAACTGGGCAAAAGTCAATACTGTTGTGCCAATTGTGATAATTCCGTCGGTTGAAAGAACCCATCCACTATCGGCGTTAACGGATCCTTCCTGAATAAGAATAAAAGTTCCGCTTTTTAATTCATCTGAACTGTCTGCATCTGTCGCTCTAGTCCATGCCCCAGTTGCTGCAATATAAATACCGTTGGCAGCACCTGCAGTCTGGTTCTTTACTAAAATTCTGTTTCCTGCAACAACGGAAACTCCGTCAATGGTTTGTGCGCCAGACAAAGTAATATTTGCAGTTGTAGCAACTCTTGCAGCTTCTTTAAATGACATTCCAGCTTGATTATTTTGCAAGTCGACCAATCTAACTGCATCATCTGGATTTGAAGGGGCTCCCAAATTAGTTAATTTGTTACCTCCCATAGACTGATCACCTGTAAAAGTTACAGAACCAGTTCTCTTAATGAAATCAGCTCCTTCTGCTAATTTATTGGTGTCGATTGCTGCTGATGTGTCAATATCAGCATTTACAATTTTCAGATTTTCAATCTGTCTTTTTTTAATGAGTGTTGAAGCCATTGTTTATTGTTTTATATAGTCAATTATTAAATTATCTGTTGAATCTGGCGGAATAGCAATTACTATTGTATTATTGTTTTCAACGTAATCATTTCCGGTACCTATTTTTTGTCTTATGCCATTAACATAAAGCTTTGTGCTATTTCTTATAAAATTATCAGGAAGAGTAAAAATTTTATTCGCATTATTTTGTAACCCTGTAAATGTTGAATTATTTACAATTGATGAGTTAAAATGACTGGATTCACCAATGTATATTTTCAGGTCATTCCAATCATATTTCTTTGCCACTCCCTCTTGAGTAACAACAAAAAGAGTTGGTACTGACGGTGATCCGTCTGGGTTAATAGCAGCATTTGAACTCATTTTCTAGCAATTGAAATTTTGATTGTTATTTATTTTTTTTAAGTCGGTACTATTAAAAATTCTTCCTGAAAATACACCTTCAATTACTTCAATACCTGTATCAGGTGGAACAAGACTGATGTCCATAATGAAACCACTCAAAAGCACTTTTACTTTCATTTCAGTAACTTATGTATATACAAACTTAAAGTTGTTGATGTAGGAACATAGATGAAATAAATAATAATCCACATCCAAAATGCGGGAAACCCTGCGTTCAATTCGAGGATAAAAAGTAGATAAAGCCAAAATCCAATAAAGCTGATAAAGTGAGAAAAACACAATAAGCATCCTCCAAGAATTTTATATAAAATCAGCTTATTTGTTGTTCCGGCTAAGTCAAATTCCCTCAACATATTTTGCCATTTAAAAACCAAATCGAAAATTTGGTCTTTCTGAATTGACATATATAAAATGAATGCTAGTGCTGCATTTCCGGTAATAAAAAGTAGGGTAGTTAGTAAAAACATAATTTAATTTTTTAAATTTCACATTCACAATTACTTACTGTAATTCGTCCAGAAATTTTCAAATCAAAGGACAGTAGACAGCCAAATTCAAGTTTTTTAAGAACATCCAGTCTGTCAATTTCTTTTAATTTTGGATATTCGGTGTATATAATCTTCCCTAAATTCATCGAACATGATAAAACTGTAATAGGAAAAGATGTTTTCAATTTAAAATTCAATAACAGATTCAATACACAATTTTTAACTGCTAAAGAATTGTTGTTTGCCCCATAAACAATCAGTTTATAATCCTGAATTGTTTCTAATGATTTAGGAGCATTCGAATTACTTAATCTGTAATTCTCATCGCCATTTTCTCTCAGGTAAAAGAAAGCTCCATATTTGTCAGAAATACCGACTTCCTCACCGTGATAACTGATTAATTTACCAGTAACATTATCTAAGAAAATACCTGTAAATCCCTTTTTTAAAAAAGACAGGTTTTGAAGTAAGTAATCTTTAATTTTATCCTCCATAGAAATATTCTTTTTGAACTTTTCTGAGTTTCTTTACGATATTTTTGAAATGGTCCTGAATTTCCTTTTCACTAAAGGCAAATATTTGTGTCTGATATTTTTTTTCTAAGCTTTGAGCTTTTTCGGTATTTTTTCGGTCAACAATTCCTATCACTATAGTTTTTTGACTTCGGGCAACTCTTAATTTGTTTTTAAGTTCTCCAGAGTAATTTAGATTTACTTTATCAGTTTTTAAGCCTTGGATATCTCGCAGTTCCTTGTATCCATATTGCAACTTCATCGTTTTTTTTCCGTTGAAAGCTGAAGGTTTTATGAAAACTTCTTTCTTAACTGTTGTAGGTTTAGTACTGTAATTTTGACCAATTATATTTCCATCTGAGTCCAGTCCATCCGTAAAAATTCTTTTTCTTACTTTCCTTTCTAACTCCGCTGCAGTTTCATCTAAAACTCGATCTTCTAAGATATCCGGGAGATCTCTTTTATATTGTTCATATTTCCGTATTAGCTTTTCATAACCATTAGACATTGGTAACTATTTTTGATTTATTGCATACAAAGCAATCATCACTTCTACTAATTAAATTAGGTATCGTTTCAATGAATTTATTCCACGTAGAATTATACTCGTTTAAAAGCTCTATTCTTTGGGTTTTAGCATCTTCCTGACCATAAATAATGAAAGGATTGATTCTTGAGCTGTGTATTCTTTCTTCAAGCACATGAATTCTGGATTTTAGCCAGATTAATAAGCCAACAAAATTTTTAGATTGCTGACAAAGGATTTGAGAATAATCGCATTCACACGAAAAAACAGCATTAATTCCGAAGCCTTCTCTTTGAGTTTCTGAGGACTCGTTCCATCCTTTTACATAACCGCAATCATTTGGAATGGTACCATTACAACCCAGTAGGCAAGTAAGTTCACTTGAATATGTTTGTACACCTTCCAAAAGAATTTTTACATCATTTCCCTCAACAAAATAATCAGTAGCAAACTCATTCACCTTCCCGCCGATAAGAGCAATGTTTAGAACGGATTCTTTTCCACTGTCAATAAATTTTAATTGTGCAGATGGATGATCATTTACCGGGTAGATTCTTATTTTTTTTAGCCTGATCTTCTTTACACCCGAATTGCCCTTTTTGTGAATAACAATTCCCTTTTGGCCTGAAGCATTGTTGATATTTTGTGCTGAAAAATTACCTGTAACGACATCGTATGAGTTATTAGTTACTGATATTTTATTTGCGGATAAAACTGATATAAAATCGGTTTCAATATCTCTCAAAGCTAACCTAACGCAGTTCTTTAAAATTTTAAGACCTGTATTGTATTCAGTGGTTGCGAGGTCATTGATTCTTGCAATATCGATTTCAGGAGCATCCATAAGATCATATCCGCTCGAACTTGTAATAAATTGTTCTGCGCTTACATCTCTTACTGAAACTATACCTTCAAGACAAATCTGACTCATTGATTTTTTTTAAAACCTTTCCCCGAAAAAACGAGGAAAGGGAAATTAAGAAATAAGCATCTTCCTAATGGATGATATTTTTAAACTGGACAAGTTGGCTCTACCAATTCACAACCTTCGAAATGGAAAATTCCATTTACACCTGGCTTCGTACAAGAATCCGCTGGCATAAAGAACATATCCCATTCTAATTTGAATTGATATTTCCAAGTGTCCGTACAGTCGTCGAATTTTGCGTTCAAATCCCAAAGTAAACCAGTTACTGGGTCAACAATAGATCCTTTGTAGAAAGTGTCTTTGTTCTGAAAAGCTGTTTGCGGATTGAAATCACGGTCATCGGTTGCAAATCTTCCAGCATTCCTATTCCACGTTACAAACTTGAACATAGAAGGGTCAAATGCGATAAGGTTTTCACCACCTGCAAATACTTGATTGATTAAACCGTCATAGAAATAGTTTCTTAATGATGAAGGAGCACCTCTGTTTACACCATTTTGATCTACACCTCCTGCAGCTTGCATTGATTGAGCAACGAATACACTATCTCCACCAATAACCATTGGCGTATTGGTCATTTGAGTATCAAGAAATACTTTCTCAATCAAAGCTTTTCCAAGTGGAGAGAACGCACCAGTTTTAGGATCTGCAAGAATAGCTTTTTTTACGGTCGCAATTCCGTCTGGGAATTTACCTACGTTTGCAGCCAAAACAGTTAAAACATCAAGTGCAAGCTTATTTCTTGCAGCTTGCATTTCATTTGCAAAAACACCTAAATGCCACTCGGATAGAGTTACATTATCTAAGTTTCTGTTATTATCCAATGTGATTTTAATAACGTTGGAAGAGGTACATTTCCCAACTAGGAAATCTTTTTGTAACGGTTCAACCTCATTTCCGTCTGCATCACATAAGTTGGTGGCACATGATCCAGTCGAAGCACATACTGGAGGAAGGTAGTTTAAAATTAGCTTTCTCTTTTTACCAGCTTCTCGGCCAGTATCTTCAGCAGTGATTCTATTGTTCTGTCTTGCAGCTAACAAAATAGCTAATAAAGCAGGATTTAGATAATTGGTTTTTGCGTAGTTTACGATAGTCCTTTGAATGGACTGATGGGCATTAGCGAATGACATCTTTAGAATTTTTTTGATTAATATTTAAATTTCTAAAGGTTATTTAGGATACCTTGAATCCTACATGTCAAGTTTTTATGGCGTTTCCGACTATCGCCAACATTTGAACACCGGAGGGGATTTGAACCCCTCAAAGTTCCTCTATTTACTCGGTATTATTTCCCTTCAATTCCAGCAACTACACTGGCGAATGGCATATCTGTTCTGTTTTGAAAATCTGTACTATTTCCTCCGCCGTTTCCTTTGTCAATGTGATCAGTAGCGTTTTCCTTCGACATATCAGTCTTAACCATGCCTAAACCTTTAAAGAAGTTTTCAGCATAAGTTTTAGGAGTTAAAAGAGTGTTTTCATTAAGCTGTGCAAATCTTTCAGGATTTTGTTTCTCCCTTAATTCAAGCTCTTTTTTATCACGATTCCACATTGGA is drawn from Chryseobacterium muglaense and contains these coding sequences:
- a CDS encoding SOS response-associated peptidase family protein, with translation MCYNFNSKGVNLKKALEDFNAEDSGQEYSLRGNVNAFVKHTAPSVPAIVNHNGIILINTYWGVKENPDQATKGKNLQSENTHTFYRNIEKNRCLIPASSYYEHKTVSIPGKKTPVKQKHEMFWKDKAQFYIAAFYDIWSDGNLGFGLVTTLPNPIQAEIHNRMIITLDEKMGREFLDQKPIEEFQFPNYSPNLMFENLEPEKTPNTLF
- a CDS encoding N-acetylmuramoyl-L-alanine amidase, with the protein product MRKINYLVVHCTATQPNAEIKNIQNYWRKNLGWKSPGYHYVIKADGEIVPLLSIDKVSNGVANWNSQIINISYIGGIDKNGNPKDTRTAEQKASILKLLKDLKKQFPNAKIQGHRDFPKVAKACPSFDAKKEYKTI
- a CDS encoding phage holin family protein — its product is MILEFLKEDYSAITMKLIVVGILWCAVLLAMMIDFYFGIRKARQIGEVRSSEGYKRSVSKFNQYFGMLLYAFIFDAIVPISYFFEFPISAIPIVSLLATVALVFTEAKSVHEKADEKQRRKVNASLVSVLELMEKKDGVLKDLLSNYKKEQDENNSSVNNGTSIDGMQE
- a CDS encoding pyocin knob domain-containing protein produces the protein MAKSQLTGSQIKDGTITRDDINVTTTGKSVVAKLIDGINGIKIDTYSGADIGTGDVSLKVDLPYLDTKYPSLLVSKSQNLFFASPAVGSGNPTFRSLTIGDIPLLNYVPLSQKGATNGVATLDATVQIPNSQIPQRLANKVIAIGGEIADIGFTGLIDRNQLALADKEHSVTSVLTGAGTLNSSFNSTVFNQNPDFSSVSGADSTTEITTTITFTSTLAVYSRARWQAFMQTRQVATRYFRDMNVEVMDTSNTWYPFSSVTNMDLIPNSGLYLFPETASPIVNIKAIRIKLSNPTTTDGVVYISNIGFRHVTHKFAPQYPHRAENNLFHGINTFNVSPVVPTATGVTQAVNFGQLVAQTPNNSTSLLTLDLNSLSTPGFYHQTHNVNATPARNYPLAKAGSLRVYNTTLNNQFIQEYTTYDTTVSYVRAYINSAWTNWKQILNSVDTIPQLASYVAQSALNTQLSGYATLNGVETFTNTKTFLQSPIVPNATLLPHAVNFGQMTNAIEESEGNTVGYVSTNYVNTPDGFSVLLNNGTDLNANLKTGFYRGTNLVNAPNGNTGWWYITVETHDSDWRTQKAVSFGAVNESNLIYQRTKTWDGWSNWEQVWTSKQFTQTDINKWNASIEKNVIFSTDSGWELMISDGAFGSETGLVDAAFEAIVAGEENGYWKYGSNIWGVNGIIIDKNTRRIGYGGVLPNGIHQHNFGGTVFINDNIRSAGGFIHNDYDDPNKVLTSDGGVIDKSAFGGTTVKYFEINPGDSFTPSSDYTHFNVLAKAGMKLYLDSGTGSADGQVIVLFHNIGSSTQVWKDGTLITTITGNKTTKFIKTALGWQMTDVGANTFI
- a CDS encoding phage tail protein; translated protein: MASTLIKKRQIENLKIVNADIDTSAAIDTNKLAEGADFIKRTGSVTFTGDQSMGGNKLTNLGAPSNPDDAVRLVDLQNNQAGMSFKEAARVATTANITLSGAQTIDGVSVVAGNRILVKNQTAGAANGIYIAATGAWTRATDADSSDELKSGTFILIQEGSVNADSGWVLSTDGIITIGTTVLTFAQFSGAGQITAGTGMTKNGNTLDVVGTAGRIVANADNIDLATSGVTAGTYTKITVDAYGRATAGATATPSDIGAQPSNANLTNLASFSGPGFYVNTATNTNVARLIAGTTGRIGVTNGNGVAGNPTIDLLTSGVVAGTYNSVVVDVYGRVISASNIPVMSPSNYIVRETPSGVINGTNAVFSLANIPLAGKEMIYLNGQLLEPGSGNDYTISGATITMLSVPVVGDIIRATYYY